One genomic window of Polyangium aurulentum includes the following:
- a CDS encoding LysM peptidoglycan-binding domain-containing protein — MRPPRGTLPLLAALFVIALAALAAAEPRPAKTSDAPGKVTLSLSRWLAMQEALRKEEKPAREGPVLWIGRRIEGRFHKGLWSGRLTARFEVTSDGLTRVPLLDARAIAGDAKLDGEHASLLVDKDTHAVLIDRPGRHEITVDFHWGRETQRFTRSLRIQLPEGGPIALEARIAERGIEASLAGGALTDAAEEGGDTVIGGHLDGTAALDLSWKRRETGEARGEAKIRCTAHTLFKVSEALVTGRSALSVAVVEGETDTVTLDLPRGVEVLGVEGDAVLQWRTALAADGNGKLVVLLRHLVSDATAFRVEFQLPGDPGAPIALAMPMPNAPTTGSLGVLGPPGLSVEAKTAEDAEPIAPRDLPSELLALTESPVLFGFRFERAPRVVLAVTRLAELSLATTLVDELQASTVLLEDGTERTKLKLRIRNDSRQYVEMRLPGGAKLTNAFIDGRKVRPASREGALLLPLRQSERLAEDKERIHVVRPGETLSDVANLYYSDPSGWLRILNKNRDVVDQSGALTRGVRLRIPPATEAADKQAFFVIEVAYELRGSALGALGGRALRLPGLDVDTMKAVWHVYFPSSHEPLSFRGNLTQTSSIKYDPFRRIQWYLQHALEARRAWAGDDAYENILAKRRAIYNDEAKAQGDDGAALTEFPLVGERYRFRRILLGREAPELRVSFASMALLGPARHVALLAALLVTLWALVRSHRHRWIALGATLALLLFVAHYVPGIHRRILWGLDLALAFALLHAHGPKLLRVARIFLRAPWRAARALTLRRLLAAAGFAWLVGLVASYPLLLSLVALAGMAVAWWRTTLVTNLPKVRHAR, encoded by the coding sequence ATGCGCCCTCCGCGTGGAACCCTGCCGCTCCTGGCGGCGCTGTTCGTCATCGCGCTCGCGGCCCTCGCCGCCGCCGAGCCGCGCCCAGCAAAGACATCAGACGCCCCGGGCAAGGTGACCCTCTCCTTATCGCGCTGGCTCGCCATGCAAGAGGCCCTTCGTAAAGAGGAGAAGCCCGCGCGCGAAGGACCCGTCCTCTGGATCGGGCGTCGTATCGAGGGCCGCTTTCACAAAGGCCTCTGGAGCGGCCGCCTCACGGCTCGATTCGAGGTGACCTCCGACGGCCTCACCCGCGTCCCCCTGCTCGATGCGCGCGCAATCGCAGGCGATGCCAAGCTCGACGGCGAGCACGCCTCGCTGCTCGTCGACAAGGACACGCACGCCGTCCTCATCGACCGCCCGGGCCGACACGAGATCACGGTCGATTTTCACTGGGGGCGCGAGACGCAGAGGTTCACCCGATCCCTGCGCATCCAGCTCCCCGAGGGCGGGCCCATTGCGCTCGAGGCGCGCATCGCCGAGCGCGGTATCGAGGCGAGCCTCGCCGGCGGCGCCCTCACGGACGCGGCCGAAGAGGGCGGCGATACCGTGATCGGGGGACACCTGGACGGCACGGCGGCGCTCGATCTGTCCTGGAAACGCCGCGAGACCGGAGAGGCGCGGGGCGAGGCGAAAATCCGGTGCACCGCGCACACGCTCTTCAAGGTCTCCGAGGCGCTCGTCACCGGCCGTAGCGCGCTCTCCGTCGCGGTCGTCGAGGGAGAGACCGATACCGTGACGCTCGACCTGCCGCGCGGCGTCGAGGTCCTCGGCGTCGAGGGGGACGCGGTCCTGCAATGGCGAACCGCGCTCGCGGCCGACGGGAACGGCAAGCTGGTCGTCCTCCTGCGCCACCTGGTCAGCGACGCCACGGCATTTCGCGTCGAGTTCCAGCTCCCCGGCGATCCCGGCGCGCCCATCGCATTGGCGATGCCCATGCCAAACGCGCCCACGACGGGGTCGCTCGGCGTGCTCGGGCCGCCGGGGCTCTCGGTCGAGGCCAAGACGGCCGAGGATGCCGAGCCCATCGCGCCCCGCGATCTGCCCTCCGAGCTTCTGGCCCTCACCGAAAGCCCCGTGCTCTTCGGCTTCCGCTTCGAGCGCGCCCCGCGCGTCGTCCTCGCGGTCACGCGCCTCGCCGAGCTCTCGCTCGCGACCACGCTGGTGGACGAATTGCAAGCCTCGACCGTGCTCCTCGAGGACGGCACCGAGCGCACCAAGCTCAAGCTCCGGATCCGCAATGACAGCCGCCAGTACGTCGAGATGCGGCTGCCCGGCGGCGCGAAGCTCACGAATGCGTTCATCGACGGCCGCAAGGTTCGCCCCGCCTCTCGCGAGGGCGCCCTGCTCTTGCCGCTGCGGCAGAGCGAGCGCCTCGCGGAGGACAAGGAGCGAATCCACGTGGTGCGCCCGGGGGAGACCCTGAGCGACGTGGCAAACCTCTACTATTCGGATCCTTCGGGCTGGCTGCGCATTCTGAACAAGAATCGCGACGTCGTCGACCAGAGCGGCGCGCTCACCCGCGGCGTGCGCCTGCGCATTCCGCCGGCGACCGAGGCCGCCGACAAGCAGGCCTTCTTCGTCATCGAGGTCGCCTACGAGCTGCGCGGATCAGCGCTCGGCGCGCTCGGCGGACGCGCGCTGCGCCTGCCCGGCCTCGACGTCGACACCATGAAGGCCGTCTGGCACGTCTACTTCCCCAGCTCCCACGAGCCGCTCTCCTTCCGCGGCAACCTCACGCAGACCTCGTCGATCAAATACGACCCGTTCCGGCGTATCCAGTGGTATTTGCAGCACGCCCTCGAGGCCCGGCGCGCGTGGGCCGGCGACGACGCCTACGAGAACATCCTCGCGAAGCGGCGCGCCATCTACAATGACGAGGCCAAGGCGCAGGGCGACGACGGCGCCGCCCTCACCGAGTTCCCGCTCGTCGGCGAGCGTTATCGATTCCGCCGCATTCTCCTCGGCCGCGAGGCGCCCGAGCTGCGCGTGAGCTTCGCCTCCATGGCCCTGCTCGGCCCCGCCCGTCACGTCGCGCTCCTGGCCGCGCTCCTCGTGACGCTATGGGCGCTCGTCCGAAGCCACCGCCATCGCTGGATCGCCCTGGGCGCGACGCTCGCCTTGCTGCTCTTCGTCGCCCATTACGTGCCAGGGATTCATCGCCGTATCCTGTGGGGGCTCGACCTCGCGCTCGCCTTCGCGCTTCTGCACGCGCACGGGCCGAAGCTCCTGCGCGTGGCCCGCATCTTCTTGCGGGCCCCGTGGCGCGCGGCCCGCGCCCTCACCCTGCGTCGATTGCTCGCAGCAGCGGGCTTTGCGTGGCTCGTGGGCCTCGTCGCCTCCTATCCGCTGCTCCTGTCCCTCGTCGCGCTCGCCGGCATGGCCGTCGCCTGGTGGCGCACCACCCTCGTCACGAACCTCCCGAAGGTGCGCCATGCGCGTTGA
- a CDS encoding Dickkopf N-terminal cysteine-rich domain-containing protein produces MIPTRHLLLPLAAATLLAACSAGAGDACRSDDECASDLYCAGPNDPNVCGIPPREGCATDADCFGGAVCHVVGDVCSPDGMGSECGPPCDASNCGSGLRCNAAGACEPLPCDEGFACPSHQRCDVATAHAGGPVHGRTQGCVNISCANDTDCPTAKACVNGSCHDGPGTCREVSIVP; encoded by the coding sequence TTGATCCCTACCCGACACCTCCTCCTCCCACTCGCAGCAGCGACCCTGCTCGCGGCCTGCTCCGCTGGCGCTGGCGACGCATGCCGCAGCGATGACGAATGCGCCTCCGATCTCTACTGCGCTGGCCCCAATGACCCGAACGTCTGCGGCATCCCTCCACGCGAGGGCTGCGCCACGGACGCCGATTGCTTCGGCGGCGCGGTCTGCCACGTCGTCGGGGATGTCTGTAGCCCGGATGGGATGGGCTCGGAGTGCGGGCCTCCCTGTGACGCCTCCAATTGCGGGAGCGGGCTTCGTTGCAACGCTGCGGGCGCCTGCGAGCCATTGCCATGCGACGAGGGCTTCGCCTGCCCTTCCCACCAGCGCTGCGACGTCGCGACCGCCCACGCAGGCGGCCCGGTCCACGGACGCACCCAGGGCTGCGTCAATATCTCCTGCGCGAACGACACCGATTGCCCCACGGCAAAGGCCTGCGTCAACGGCTCCTGCCACGATGGCCCCGGCACGTGCCGAGAGGTCTCCATCGTGCCGTGA
- a CDS encoding AAA family ATPase, with protein sequence MGYRTVGDAFHEGSNTLLYRGYRDDDHAPVVIKVPRGDLATPREIERLRHEHAILQSIDVPGVVEALALEPSEKGLSLVLEALEGQPLGDVLRARRLDVKTALTIASKLAGILGAVHRLGIVHNNVEPQNILHCLDTGSVHLVDFGRATRISAEEPERIELEVMEGALAYVAPEQTGRINRPVDQRADLYAFGVTLYRMLTATLPFTTTDPAELVHSHIARVPAAPHEVDPRIPATVSALVMKLLAKAPEDRYQTAHGVQRDLEACIHQIETTGTVGELLLGRHDRAAVLHLPQRLYGRLHEASALFDAFERTWLGAAELVLVAGPSGVGKSALVSDFRRILARGRGRFIAGKFDQLSRSVPFGPVIHAFRDLVQQILGDSAAELAAWKERLSHALGANGRVLVDLVPELATILGPQPPVPVVGPTESKNRMNFVLKSFVQVFTSTEHPLVLFLDDLQWADTGSLGLLETLLADPDRRRLLILGAYRESEVDAEHPLTATLSALRKEGVAVSEMKLGPLGVPELGQLLADALAADPARTGPLARAIHAKTRGNPFFVGQFLHALHEGGQIRFDPEANAWSWDIAEIEARQVTDNVVELIAGNIRLLAPETQRVLELAACIGHEFTLQTLSTIHEEPPARTADALFPALEEGLVLSLGRGDRFRFLHDRVQQAAYALIDDADRASTHLRIGRLLLAGSEAQTCDETLFEAVGHLNRGAAGMTDPDERAALASRNLVAGRRAKASNAYEAAAHHFRSGAALLPESAWQERYPLVFALHEELAQSDYLCGRFEQAEALFHRLVERAQSSVDRAGVYALELRLYQVAGKYGEAVRVALGALESFGITFPETDEAIAAATLGEMEEIRKHFADGRIEALLDAPVMTDPEKRAAMDILNELLTSSYIGRPALFPLCVLRSVGYSLRHGSAPESCYAYSCYALLLVGAFGDAPTAYAISEMSLAINERFGDTARRGRLLHVHGNHIHFWSRPFSTGFHIIERAFEDCLAVGEFVQANFVALAVVWAAVERGDALDDVLRFSERHAAFARQTRNGPIYRSIRMVQQFARSLKGQTRADRPLDDDHFRGEDSLAEVERANFGCGVAFYHTFLLVLHYMAGNHEEAVACAARARDYVATVLALPIEATLHVFEALALLARGPLGDRDRARIDANLEKLARWAEHCPENFEHALLLVQAEAARVAGNHLDADDLYDQAIAKARDGGFTHHEALANELAGRALLARGRHHLAPIYLRAAYAAYARWGAVAKAERLAQEHPFIVVQGPVRSQESLQPGPSASGGRGISGAVDMAAVLRLGQALAGEMELLRILEQLMRIVLSNAGAARGCLVLERDGVLRVEATIAIEPDVVTVRDEGPIEERSDLPASVIRYSARTQEAVVLGDVAADPRFANDPYLAARGVLSILCIPLVHRRRLVGVLYLENGLTRDAFSAERVELLDLICAQAATAFENALLYGRLHEASAALRRSNEQLEADVAQRTQDLIEVNARLTRELTERARAEQARAALQEEIIRVQSDLLVELSTPLIPITDEIMVLPLVGAMDARRAQQVMDTVLAGALQNGAKVVIMDITGMKAVDAEAASALLRTASALRLLGTQAWLTGVRHEVAQTFIGMGIDLGNILTFASLKRGFAQATRVVRTRADGRGGR encoded by the coding sequence ATGGGGTACCGTACGGTTGGAGATGCCTTCCACGAAGGCTCGAATACCTTGCTCTACCGCGGGTATCGGGATGACGATCACGCGCCCGTCGTGATCAAGGTGCCGCGGGGCGACCTCGCCACCCCGCGAGAGATTGAAAGGCTCCGGCACGAGCACGCGATCCTGCAAAGCATCGACGTCCCCGGCGTCGTCGAGGCCCTCGCCCTCGAGCCCTCCGAGAAGGGCCTCTCGCTCGTGCTGGAGGCGCTGGAGGGCCAGCCGCTCGGCGACGTCCTCCGCGCGCGGCGGCTCGACGTGAAGACCGCGCTGACCATTGCCAGCAAGCTCGCCGGCATCCTGGGCGCCGTCCACCGGCTCGGGATCGTCCACAACAACGTCGAGCCGCAGAACATCCTTCATTGCCTCGATACGGGCAGCGTCCACCTCGTCGATTTCGGCCGGGCCACGCGCATCTCGGCCGAGGAGCCCGAGCGCATCGAGCTGGAGGTCATGGAGGGGGCCCTCGCGTACGTCGCGCCCGAGCAGACGGGCCGCATCAACCGGCCCGTGGACCAGCGCGCCGACCTCTACGCCTTCGGCGTCACCCTCTATCGAATGCTGACCGCGACCCTGCCATTCACGACCACCGACCCGGCCGAGCTCGTGCACAGCCACATCGCCCGCGTCCCCGCCGCGCCTCACGAGGTCGACCCGCGCATCCCCGCCACGGTCTCCGCCCTGGTCATGAAGCTCCTCGCCAAGGCGCCCGAGGATCGGTATCAGACCGCCCACGGCGTCCAGCGCGACCTCGAGGCGTGCATTCATCAGATCGAGACCACCGGGACCGTGGGGGAGCTTCTGCTCGGGCGCCACGACCGCGCCGCGGTCCTGCACCTCCCCCAGCGGCTCTACGGCCGCTTGCACGAGGCGAGCGCGCTCTTCGACGCATTCGAGCGCACGTGGCTCGGTGCGGCCGAGCTCGTCCTCGTCGCGGGCCCCTCGGGGGTCGGCAAATCGGCGCTGGTGAGCGATTTTCGCCGCATCCTCGCGCGCGGGCGAGGGCGCTTCATCGCAGGCAAGTTCGATCAGCTGAGCCGCAGCGTCCCGTTCGGCCCCGTGATTCATGCGTTTCGCGATCTGGTGCAGCAGATCCTCGGCGACAGCGCCGCCGAACTCGCGGCGTGGAAGGAGCGGCTCTCGCACGCGCTCGGCGCCAATGGTCGCGTGCTCGTCGATCTCGTCCCGGAGCTCGCGACCATCCTGGGCCCCCAGCCGCCGGTCCCGGTCGTCGGCCCGACCGAATCGAAAAATCGCATGAACTTCGTGCTGAAGAGCTTCGTGCAGGTCTTCACGAGCACGGAGCACCCGCTCGTCCTGTTCCTGGATGACCTGCAATGGGCCGACACGGGCTCCCTCGGGCTGCTGGAGACCCTGCTCGCCGATCCGGATCGCCGCCGCCTTTTGATCCTCGGGGCGTACCGCGAAAGCGAGGTGGACGCGGAGCACCCCCTCACCGCGACGCTCTCGGCGCTACGGAAAGAGGGCGTCGCGGTGAGCGAGATGAAGCTCGGCCCGCTCGGCGTCCCGGAGCTCGGCCAGCTCCTCGCCGACGCGCTCGCCGCAGACCCCGCGCGCACAGGCCCGCTGGCGAGGGCGATCCACGCGAAGACCCGGGGCAATCCATTCTTCGTGGGTCAGTTCCTGCACGCGTTGCACGAGGGGGGACAGATCCGATTCGACCCCGAGGCGAACGCCTGGTCCTGGGACATCGCCGAAATCGAGGCGCGCCAGGTCACCGACAACGTCGTGGAGCTGATCGCCGGCAACATCCGGCTGCTCGCCCCCGAGACGCAGCGCGTCCTCGAGCTCGCCGCGTGCATCGGCCACGAATTCACGCTGCAAACGCTCTCGACCATCCACGAAGAGCCCCCCGCGCGCACCGCCGACGCGCTCTTTCCCGCGCTGGAGGAGGGCCTCGTGCTTTCTCTCGGGCGCGGCGACCGATTTCGCTTCCTGCACGACCGCGTGCAGCAGGCCGCCTACGCGCTGATCGACGACGCGGACAGGGCCTCGACGCACCTGCGCATCGGGCGGCTCCTGCTGGCGGGCAGCGAGGCGCAGACGTGTGACGAGACCCTTTTCGAGGCCGTCGGTCACCTCAATCGCGGCGCGGCGGGGATGACCGACCCTGACGAGAGGGCCGCCCTCGCCTCACGGAACCTCGTCGCCGGCCGGAGGGCCAAGGCTTCGAATGCCTACGAGGCGGCGGCGCACCATTTCCGTTCCGGCGCGGCGCTCCTGCCGGAGTCGGCCTGGCAAGAGCGCTACCCGCTCGTCTTCGCGCTGCACGAGGAGCTCGCCCAGAGCGATTACCTCTGCGGTCGCTTCGAGCAGGCCGAGGCGCTCTTTCATCGCCTCGTGGAGAGGGCGCAGTCGAGCGTCGACCGGGCAGGCGTGTATGCCCTGGAACTCAGGCTGTACCAGGTCGCGGGCAAATACGGCGAGGCCGTCCGGGTCGCGCTCGGAGCCCTCGAATCCTTCGGCATCACCTTCCCCGAGACGGACGAGGCCATCGCGGCCGCGACCCTGGGCGAGATGGAGGAGATCCGCAAGCATTTCGCCGACGGGCGGATCGAGGCGTTGCTCGATGCGCCCGTGATGACCGATCCCGAGAAGCGCGCGGCCATGGATATCCTGAACGAGCTGCTGACGTCCTCCTACATCGGCAGGCCCGCGCTCTTCCCGCTCTGCGTGCTCCGGTCGGTCGGCTACTCTTTGCGCCACGGCAGCGCCCCCGAGTCTTGCTACGCGTATAGCTGCTACGCCCTGCTCCTGGTCGGCGCATTCGGCGACGCACCGACCGCATACGCGATCTCCGAGATGTCGCTCGCGATCAACGAGCGGTTCGGCGACACCGCCCGGCGCGGCCGTCTGCTCCACGTCCACGGCAATCACATCCATTTCTGGTCCAGGCCCTTCAGCACGGGCTTCCACATCATCGAGCGCGCGTTCGAGGACTGCCTCGCCGTCGGCGAGTTCGTTCAAGCGAACTTCGTCGCCCTCGCCGTGGTGTGGGCGGCCGTGGAGCGGGGCGACGCGCTGGATGACGTCCTTCGGTTCTCCGAGCGCCACGCGGCCTTCGCGCGTCAGACCCGCAACGGGCCCATTTACCGATCGATCCGGATGGTGCAGCAGTTCGCGCGGAGCCTGAAAGGACAGACACGCGCGGATCGGCCCCTCGATGACGATCACTTCCGGGGCGAGGATTCTCTCGCGGAGGTCGAGCGCGCGAACTTCGGATGCGGCGTCGCCTTCTATCACACCTTCCTGCTCGTCCTGCATTACATGGCGGGAAATCACGAGGAGGCCGTGGCCTGCGCCGCTCGGGCGCGCGACTACGTGGCCACCGTGCTTGCCTTGCCCATCGAGGCGACGTTGCACGTCTTCGAGGCCCTCGCCCTGCTCGCCCGCGGCCCCCTCGGGGACCGGGATCGCGCGCGGATCGACGCGAACCTCGAGAAGCTCGCGCGCTGGGCCGAGCATTGCCCCGAGAACTTCGAGCACGCGCTCTTGCTCGTGCAGGCGGAGGCGGCGCGGGTCGCTGGGAATCACCTCGACGCCGACGACCTCTACGACCAGGCCATCGCGAAAGCCAGGGACGGCGGGTTCACGCATCACGAGGCGCTCGCGAACGAGCTCGCGGGCCGGGCTCTCCTCGCGCGCGGCAGGCATCACCTCGCGCCCATTTACCTGCGTGCTGCCTATGCTGCGTACGCGCGGTGGGGCGCCGTGGCGAAGGCCGAGCGCCTCGCGCAGGAGCACCCGTTCATCGTCGTCCAAGGTCCTGTCCGTTCGCAGGAGTCGCTACAGCCCGGCCCGAGCGCCTCCGGGGGCAGGGGCATCAGCGGCGCCGTCGACATGGCCGCGGTCCTGCGTCTCGGGCAGGCTCTGGCGGGTGAGATGGAGCTGCTCAGGATCCTCGAGCAGCTCATGCGGATCGTGCTGAGCAATGCGGGCGCCGCGCGGGGGTGCCTGGTCCTCGAGCGAGATGGCGTGCTGCGGGTCGAGGCGACGATCGCCATCGAGCCGGACGTCGTCACGGTCCGCGACGAAGGCCCGATCGAGGAGCGCTCCGACCTGCCCGCGTCGGTGATCCGTTATTCGGCGCGCACCCAGGAGGCCGTGGTCCTGGGCGACGTGGCGGCCGATCCGCGCTTCGCCAATGACCCGTACCTCGCGGCTCGCGGCGTCCTGTCCATTCTTTGCATACCGCTCGTGCACCGGCGCCGGCTCGTGGGGGTGCTCTATCTCGAGAACGGTCTCACCCGGGACGCGTTCAGCGCCGAGCGGGTGGAGCTGCTCGATCTGATCTGCGCGCAGGCTGCGACCGCGTTCGAGAATGCATTGCTCTACGGGCGCCTCCACGAGGCAAGCGCGGCGCTCCGGCGGTCGAACGAGCAGCTCGAGGCGGACGTCGCGCAGCGTACCCAGGACCTGATCGAGGTCAACGCGCGGCTCACGCGCGAGCTCACCGAGCGAGCCCGCGCCGAGCAGGCGCGCGCCGCCCTCCAGGAAGAGATCATTCGCGTGCAGAGCGACCTCCTCGTGGAGCTGTCGACGCCGCTCATCCCCATCACCGATGAAATCATGGTTTTACCGCTGGTCGGCGCGATGGATGCGCGCCGCGCGCAGCAGGTCATGGACACGGTGCTCGCCGGAGCGCTCCAGAACGGGGCCAAGGTGGTGATCATGGACATCACAGGCATGAAGGCCGTCGACGCCGAGGCCGCGTCCGCGCTGCTCCGTACGGCCTCCGCGCTGCGATTGCTCGGGACGCAGGCGTGGCTGACCGGCGTGCGTCACGAGGTGGCCCAGACGTTCATCGGCATGGGGATCGACCTCGGCAACATTCTCACCTTCGCGAGCCTGAAACGAGGCTTTGCCCAGGCCACACGCGTCGTACGAACGAGAGCCGACGGGAGGGGCGGGCGTTGA
- a CDS encoding deoxyhypusine synthase family protein: MLGTNSASTTLPLLSFILRNYKNFNARATRDALLAYWKHIERGGKMFWAVAGAMSSAQLGITLAPAIRAGLIHGLSVTGANLEESLFRLVAHDSYRDFPDYRYFTKQDDTRILENRMRRVTDTSIPEDEAFRAVEKHIVPRWERATASGERRFWHEYFYELVQAVEPALHRGPPEECWLLAAAEAGLPLVVPGHEDSTFGNIFASYVRRGECSASIVKSGIEYMADFYDQYRALSAGEGVGFFQIGGGIAGDFPICVVPSLKYDLEEPARPWAYFCQISDSTTSYGSYSGATPNEKITWDKLTAETPMFVIESDATIVAPLLLGALLECKRHPAEARAIIEAHGA, translated from the coding sequence ATGCTTGGGACGAACAGCGCGTCCACGACGCTGCCCCTCCTCTCGTTCATTCTCCGCAACTACAAGAACTTCAACGCCCGCGCGACACGCGACGCGCTCCTCGCCTACTGGAAGCACATCGAGCGCGGCGGGAAGATGTTCTGGGCCGTGGCCGGGGCGATGTCTTCGGCCCAGCTCGGCATCACCCTGGCGCCGGCCATCCGCGCCGGCCTGATTCACGGCCTCTCGGTGACAGGCGCCAACCTGGAGGAGTCGCTGTTCCGCCTCGTCGCACACGACAGCTACCGCGATTTCCCCGACTACCGTTACTTCACCAAGCAGGACGACACGCGAATCCTCGAGAACCGGATGCGGCGTGTCACCGACACCAGCATCCCCGAGGACGAGGCTTTCCGCGCGGTGGAGAAGCACATCGTCCCCAGGTGGGAACGGGCGACCGCGAGCGGCGAGCGCCGCTTCTGGCACGAGTACTTCTACGAGCTGGTGCAGGCCGTCGAGCCCGCGCTCCACCGCGGACCGCCCGAGGAGTGCTGGTTGCTCGCCGCCGCAGAGGCCGGGCTGCCGCTGGTCGTCCCGGGCCACGAGGACTCGACCTTCGGCAACATCTTCGCGTCCTACGTGAGGCGAGGCGAGTGCAGCGCGAGCATCGTGAAGTCGGGCATCGAGTACATGGCCGATTTCTACGATCAATACCGCGCGCTCAGCGCCGGCGAGGGCGTGGGGTTCTTCCAGATCGGCGGGGGCATCGCGGGGGACTTCCCCATCTGCGTGGTGCCGTCGCTCAAGTACGACCTCGAGGAGCCGGCCCGGCCCTGGGCCTACTTCTGCCAGATCTCCGACTCGACGACGTCCTATGGCTCGTACTCCGGCGCCACGCCCAACGAGAAGATCACGTGGGACAAGCTGACCGCGGAGACGCCCATGTTCGTGATCGAGTCGGACGCGACCATCGTGGCACCGCTCCTGCTCGGGGCGCTGCTCGAGTGCAAGCGTCACCCGGCCGAGGCGCGGGCCATCATCGAGGCGCACGGCGCGTGA
- a CDS encoding NAD-dependent epimerase/dehydratase family protein, translating into MTTSKKKVLITGGAGFLGINLVRYLLERGYEVTSLDVVDFDYPERSRIRELRGDIRDEAVVDEAMKGQDFVVHTAAALPLYTPEEIYTTDVIGTRVVMSAARRHGVERAVHISSTAVYGIPDHHPLCEDDKLDGVGPYGQAKIQAEIVCLEERARGLVVPIIRPKSFIGPERLGVFALLYDWALDGKNFPMIGNGKNRYQLLDVEDLCEAIYLCMTKDASVANDTFNIGAKEFTTMGEDYQAVLDAVGKGKKIVPFPAAPAVLGLRALEAMGLSPLYKWVYETASKDSFVSIEKAERLLGYAPKHSNKDALVRNLEWYRAHRSEFESRSGVTHRVPWKQGAIGLLKAFF; encoded by the coding sequence ATGACGACGAGCAAGAAGAAGGTCCTGATCACGGGCGGCGCGGGCTTCCTCGGGATCAATCTGGTGCGGTACCTGCTCGAGCGCGGCTACGAGGTCACGTCGCTCGATGTCGTGGACTTCGATTACCCCGAGCGGTCACGCATCCGCGAGCTGCGCGGGGACATCCGTGACGAGGCGGTCGTCGACGAGGCGATGAAGGGGCAGGACTTCGTCGTGCACACGGCGGCCGCGCTGCCCCTGTACACGCCGGAGGAGATCTACACGACCGACGTGATCGGCACGCGCGTGGTCATGAGCGCCGCGCGCCGCCACGGCGTCGAGCGCGCCGTGCACATCTCCTCCACGGCCGTGTACGGCATCCCCGACCACCACCCGCTCTGCGAGGACGACAAGCTCGACGGCGTGGGCCCGTACGGGCAGGCGAAGATCCAGGCCGAGATCGTGTGCCTGGAAGAGCGCGCCCGGGGGCTCGTGGTGCCCATCATCCGGCCGAAGTCCTTCATTGGCCCCGAGCGGCTCGGGGTGTTCGCCCTGCTCTACGACTGGGCGCTCGACGGCAAGAACTTCCCCATGATCGGCAACGGCAAGAATCGCTACCAGCTCCTCGACGTGGAAGACCTCTGCGAGGCGATCTACCTGTGCATGACGAAGGACGCGTCGGTCGCGAACGATACCTTCAACATCGGCGCGAAGGAGTTCACCACCATGGGCGAGGACTACCAGGCGGTGCTCGACGCGGTGGGCAAGGGCAAGAAGATCGTGCCGTTCCCCGCGGCGCCGGCGGTGCTCGGCTTGCGCGCGCTCGAGGCGATGGGCCTGTCGCCGCTCTACAAGTGGGTCTACGAGACGGCGTCGAAGGACTCGTTCGTGTCGATCGAGAAGGCCGAGCGATTGCTCGGCTATGCGCCGAAGCATTCGAACAAGGACGCGCTGGTGCGCAACCTCGAGTGGTACCGGGCGCACCGCAGCGAGTTCGAGAGCCGCTCGGGCGTGACCCATCGCGTGCCCTGGAAGCAGGGCGCGATCGGTCTGCTGAAGGCGTTCTTCTGA
- a CDS encoding cell surface protein — protein MRRAGLVAIVLGISGLGCGAEDPAVQPPAETGLGCDASAPPTRTISCVASFEPGKGAGFGEEYFPEIVYGEPLGQGTTGGSTDVLSLGRGGSIVVGFGGNAIVDGAGPDFVVFENAFYASGDPASVFAELAEVSVSADGEAWETFPCAKGDKPPLGCAGYTPVNANRDLDISPFDVAEAGGEAFDLAEVGLAEARFVRIRDLELGPGAEPTGGFDLDAVAIVNAKVP, from the coding sequence ATGCGAAGAGCTGGCTTGGTGGCGATCGTGCTGGGAATCTCGGGTCTTGGCTGCGGGGCGGAGGACCCGGCCGTGCAGCCTCCTGCGGAGACGGGCCTCGGCTGCGATGCGTCAGCGCCGCCCACGCGAACGATCTCGTGCGTCGCGTCGTTCGAGCCGGGCAAGGGCGCAGGTTTCGGGGAGGAGTATTTTCCGGAGATCGTGTACGGCGAGCCGCTCGGTCAAGGGACGACGGGGGGCAGCACGGATGTGCTGTCGCTCGGGCGCGGCGGATCGATCGTGGTGGGCTTTGGCGGCAATGCGATCGTCGACGGCGCCGGGCCTGATTTCGTCGTCTTCGAGAACGCCTTTTACGCGAGCGGCGATCCGGCGAGCGTGTTCGCGGAGCTCGCCGAGGTGTCGGTGAGCGCGGACGGCGAGGCGTGGGAGACGTTCCCCTGCGCGAAGGGCGACAAACCGCCGCTCGGGTGCGCGGGCTACACGCCCGTGAACGCGAACCGCGACCTCGACATCTCGCCGTTCGACGTCGCGGAGGCGGGCGGGGAGGCGTTCGATCTGGCCGAGGTGGGGCTCGCGGAGGCGCGTTTCGTGCGGATCCGGGATCTCGAGCTCGGCCCCGGGGCGGAGCCGACGGGAGGGTTCGATCTGGATGCGGTGGCGATCGTGAATGCGAAGGTGCCCTGA